In the genome of Chryseobacterium arthrosphaerae, one region contains:
- a CDS encoding phosphocholine-specific phospholipase C has translation MNRREFLEKSSILLAGLGTSSVLHPSILKALAIEPAAQSTFYDAEHVVILMQENRSFDHAFGALKGVRGFLDKRAFIKPDGHSVFFQKDNTGKYAAPARLDLRNTKSTWMSSLPHSWENQQNALNKGKYDQWLQAKASGNKDYKNIPLTLGYYNREDLPFYYQLADAFTIFDQYFCSSLTGTTPNRLFLWSGTLRAQQNGKVKANVVNENIDYDKARQAKWKSFPEILEEQNVSWRIYQNEISLPKGMSGEQEAWLSNFTDNPIEWFSKFNVKFSKGYHQNIPNLIERLKKEIEKNPKQKERLEAMIAELKEDEVKYHPDNYSKLSKEEKNLHEKAFTTNSGDPDYWNLETGKDENGERLVVPKGDVLFQFRKDVEEKKLPLVSWLVAPEHFSDHPGSPWYGAWYISEVLNILTKDPETWKKTIFIINYDENDGYFDHVLPFAPPLNPSQPVDMNGKEGVEYVDRSQEYMSDPSLKDYEKTEGTVGLGYRVPMIIASPWTKGGFVNSEVSDHTSVLQFLEKFIMKKFSKDVHIDNISDWRRAICGDLTSAFNSPNVKAPQMNYLNQKDYAKTINAARNKPVPDLKWYSENELKNNLLEIQERGMKPSHALPYNFHVNLEGKEIKMTNLKENGVPLLVYDRARFNTDNYHFSYALYSKQELSHAVHSGAYDYEVFGPNGFFRKFKGNADPDLEIILVNTISKNQVELIIRNNKKKNISVVLEDLYGKTKKTIALQKPEEKIAFDLNNNKGWYDFNITAGDHQWHFAGRIETGKISVSDPHWA, from the coding sequence CCGTTCGTTTGATCATGCTTTTGGAGCCCTTAAAGGAGTCCGTGGATTTTTAGATAAAAGAGCTTTTATAAAACCGGACGGACATTCCGTTTTTTTTCAGAAGGATAATACGGGGAAATATGCCGCTCCTGCCCGCCTGGATCTGAGAAATACCAAATCTACGTGGATGAGCTCCCTTCCCCATTCATGGGAAAACCAGCAAAATGCCCTGAATAAAGGAAAATATGATCAATGGCTTCAGGCAAAAGCTTCCGGAAATAAAGATTATAAAAATATTCCGCTTACATTGGGATATTATAACCGCGAAGATCTTCCTTTTTATTATCAGCTGGCAGATGCCTTTACCATATTCGACCAGTATTTCTGCTCTTCACTTACGGGGACTACTCCCAACCGGCTATTCCTTTGGTCCGGAACTTTGAGAGCACAGCAAAACGGAAAAGTGAAAGCCAACGTTGTCAACGAAAATATTGATTATGATAAGGCCAGACAGGCGAAATGGAAAAGTTTTCCGGAAATTTTAGAAGAGCAGAATGTTTCATGGAGAATTTATCAGAATGAAATCAGCCTTCCTAAAGGAATGTCCGGAGAACAGGAAGCCTGGCTGAGCAATTTTACAGATAACCCTATTGAGTGGTTTTCAAAGTTCAATGTTAAATTCTCAAAGGGATATCATCAGAATATTCCTAACCTCATTGAAAGACTGAAAAAGGAAATTGAAAAAAATCCTAAGCAGAAGGAAAGGCTGGAAGCCATGATTGCAGAACTGAAGGAAGATGAGGTAAAATACCATCCGGATAATTATTCAAAACTTTCGAAGGAGGAGAAAAATCTTCATGAAAAGGCATTTACCACCAATTCCGGCGATCCGGATTACTGGAACCTGGAAACCGGAAAGGATGAAAACGGGGAAAGACTGGTAGTTCCTAAGGGAGACGTACTGTTCCAGTTCCGTAAAGATGTGGAAGAAAAAAAGCTTCCGCTGGTGTCATGGCTTGTGGCCCCCGAACATTTTTCTGATCATCCGGGATCTCCATGGTATGGAGCGTGGTATATTTCAGAAGTTTTAAATATCCTGACCAAAGATCCTGAAACCTGGAAGAAGACCATTTTTATCATCAACTATGATGAAAATGACGGTTATTTTGATCATGTACTTCCTTTTGCCCCTCCTTTAAATCCGAGCCAGCCGGTAGATATGAACGGAAAAGAGGGAGTGGAATATGTAGACCGTTCCCAGGAATACATGTCTGATCCTTCTCTGAAAGATTATGAAAAAACTGAAGGTACCGTAGGCCTTGGCTACAGGGTGCCTATGATCATCGCATCTCCATGGACGAAAGGAGGGTTTGTGAACTCTGAGGTATCCGATCACACTTCTGTACTTCAGTTTCTGGAGAAGTTTATTATGAAAAAATTCAGCAAGGATGTTCATATTGACAATATCAGTGACTGGAGAAGGGCTATCTGCGGAGACCTGACTTCAGCATTCAACAGTCCGAATGTGAAAGCCCCGCAGATGAACTATCTAAACCAGAAAGATTATGCCAAAACCATCAATGCTGCCAGAAACAAACCGGTACCGGATCTGAAATGGTATTCAGAAAACGAGCTTAAGAACAATTTGCTTGAGATCCAGGAAAGGGGTATGAAACCTTCCCATGCGCTTCCTTATAATTTCCATGTCAATCTGGAAGGGAAAGAGATAAAGATGACCAATTTAAAAGAGAACGGTGTTCCTCTGCTGGTTTATGACAGAGCACGGTTTAATACGGATAATTATCATTTCTCTTATGCTTTGTATTCAAAACAGGAACTATCCCATGCTGTGCACTCAGGGGCTTATGATTATGAAGTTTTCGGGCCCAACGGATTCTTCCGAAAGTTTAAAGGAAATGCTGATCCGGATCTGGAAATCATTCTGGTCAATACTATTTCAAAAAACCAGGTGGAACTGATCATCAGAAACAATAAGAAGAAAAATATTTCTGTAGTACTGGAAGACCTCTACGGGAAAACAAAAAAAACAATAGCGTTGCAGAAGCCTGAGGAAAAAATAGCTTTTGACCTCAATAACAACAAAGGCTGGTACGATTTTAACATTACAGCGGGCGACCATCAGTGGCACTTTGCGGGAAGAATAGAGACCGGTAAAATTTCCGTTTCTGATCCGCACTGGGCATAG
- a CDS encoding WxL protein host-binding domain-containing protein: MMTKRILLLIAFMLQFGFLHAGIVVLNGLTHSYKIENGKVYKGKVAIENTANTPQSVKLFLQDFTYHADGTIHYTALQTNQRTNGNWIKLNTNLVTLKAREKTEVLYEITVPYEVKSPGSYWSVIIVEPVDDIKPSDNKPGVNITSVIRYAIQVITDIETEKAKPELKFESVKVEKEEGKKTVKIAIANHGNLYCKPTASIEIYHRKTGEKVGTYSSLTMGLLPSTSKIFPIDISKLPPDKYTATIIATDEEDNAFALNVELEVKND; the protein is encoded by the coding sequence ATGATGACAAAGCGTATTCTTCTTTTGATCGCCTTTATGTTGCAGTTTGGATTTTTGCATGCCGGTATTGTGGTTCTCAACGGTCTTACGCATTCCTATAAAATAGAAAACGGGAAAGTTTACAAGGGAAAAGTAGCCATTGAGAATACAGCCAATACTCCTCAGAGTGTAAAATTATTTTTACAGGACTTCACCTACCATGCTGATGGCACCATCCATTATACTGCATTACAGACCAATCAGCGCACCAATGGAAACTGGATTAAGCTGAATACCAATCTTGTCACCCTGAAGGCCAGAGAAAAAACGGAGGTATTGTATGAAATCACCGTTCCTTATGAGGTCAAATCTCCCGGCAGCTACTGGAGTGTGATCATTGTAGAACCTGTAGATGACATAAAGCCCAGCGACAATAAACCAGGAGTAAATATTACCTCTGTGATTCGCTATGCGATTCAGGTCATTACAGACATTGAAACGGAAAAAGCGAAACCGGAACTTAAATTCGAAAGTGTAAAAGTAGAAAAGGAAGAAGGAAAAAAAACTGTAAAAATTGCCATAGCCAATCATGGAAATCTTTACTGTAAACCAACGGCATCCATTGAAATCTATCACCGCAAGACCGGGGAAAAAGTCGGAACTTACTCCAGTTTAACCATGGGATTGCTGCCTTCTACCTCCAAAATTTTCCCTATTGATATCAGTAAATTACCCCCGGATAAATATACCGCTACGATAATAGCCACAGATGAAGAAGACAATGCCTTTGCCCTGAATGTGGAACTAGAAGTAAAAAATGATTAA
- a CDS encoding COG1470 family protein, giving the protein MIKTWTLFIILLLFPVSTFCQQQSERLISKKDSLMPGMSTSVPFTLENSSAENKNYDISVTTSSPHITPILAKGKFQVPPYESSVYPVPLRIAAETAQGEYSVTLNITDLNTGTAFSKKVPVTVSGNRKFSLTTLDSPEFIRAGETIRSSFLLKNNGNITETLILESKSAIIDHDPSVTLGPNESKVITIHKVTNAELKQNEFQNLNLLVYSKDNPKENQNLYVSTQVISVKPANSDIYHRLPVAASLSFIGMKNMGVYNDGFQGELYGKGTLDQENKNQIEFHAATHNPIEFNTFTQYEEYFINYKRERFYVHLGDKTYSSSYLTEFARYGRGAEIRYDFNKVSLGGFYNHPRFFRDIKDELNFYSTFRIRKESEISVGYLYKTPRKAEMYDRNTRLDSDAHLPYTKGKFKISKNITLSGEFAYSTTKATHGTAYMLQSDINLEKLSGSLMYMKASPMFAGYFTNTHTFNGNIQYRLSKKISVMATYTQDAKNFERDTLFLAAPYRQYLQYGVQYKYLPNGFVMFNNGYQKYQDRLEPRQFDYYERFFRMSLNQKIGIFQVNLEGQIGNTDNYLTGFSGNSSFYSANLSFEKFRTSFNVFGSYAITSRYQLQNQKQLYYGARIFSRFSDKTSLSIFYQNNYIPEEYFKDRNLFELLFHQQLFPGNELDLSGRYSLQRGEIGNKDFIFSMRYTWRPDIPVQKVAEYVSLSGNVRNLGIKRTEGVRLMLGSYLSITDKEGNYAFKNVTPGSYFLEIDRSTTEINDIPTSAFPVALALADKENIYNFGLTTAANVQGHIRLTESDPEAPTIQKGKNKKESIILEAVSNEQTYRKICFIGEDFDFTYLRPGDWTVKVYRNGLDKRYKISTDKFEFTLKAAETKKLSIQIVRHQLEIKYQQESLKVGYNEIKGKK; this is encoded by the coding sequence ATGATTAAAACCTGGACATTATTTATCATCCTGTTATTATTCCCGGTATCTACTTTTTGTCAACAGCAGTCAGAACGACTGATCAGTAAAAAAGATAGCTTAATGCCAGGAATGTCTACTTCTGTTCCTTTTACATTGGAAAACAGCTCGGCTGAAAACAAAAACTACGATATTTCGGTTACGACCTCAAGTCCTCACATCACTCCTATCCTGGCAAAAGGAAAATTCCAGGTTCCGCCTTATGAATCTTCCGTATATCCGGTTCCTTTACGTATTGCCGCAGAAACAGCTCAGGGAGAGTATTCGGTAACGCTGAATATTACAGACCTCAATACCGGAACTGCTTTTTCTAAAAAAGTACCGGTAACAGTCTCCGGAAACAGAAAATTCTCACTGACCACATTGGATTCACCTGAATTTATAAGGGCTGGAGAAACCATCCGGTCGTCCTTTCTTTTAAAAAATAACGGCAACATAACCGAAACCCTTATCCTGGAAAGTAAGTCTGCGATTATTGATCACGATCCGTCTGTTACCCTTGGACCGAACGAATCCAAAGTAATTACAATACACAAAGTAACGAATGCTGAGCTTAAACAGAATGAATTTCAGAATCTGAACCTTTTGGTCTATTCAAAAGATAATCCGAAAGAAAATCAAAACCTCTATGTGAGTACTCAGGTGATATCGGTAAAACCTGCCAACAGCGATATTTACCACAGGCTACCCGTTGCAGCCTCATTATCTTTCATTGGAATGAAAAATATGGGGGTTTATAATGATGGCTTCCAGGGCGAGCTTTATGGCAAAGGAACATTGGATCAAGAGAATAAAAATCAGATTGAATTCCATGCAGCCACCCATAATCCTATAGAATTCAACACGTTTACCCAATACGAAGAGTATTTTATCAATTATAAAAGGGAGCGCTTTTATGTGCATCTTGGAGATAAAACCTATTCTTCCTCTTATTTGACTGAGTTTGCGAGATACGGCCGGGGAGCGGAAATCCGGTATGATTTCAATAAAGTAAGTCTGGGCGGCTTTTATAACCATCCCAGATTTTTCCGTGATATTAAAGATGAATTGAATTTCTACTCAACTTTCAGGATCCGTAAAGAATCAGAAATCTCGGTGGGGTATCTGTACAAAACACCGCGAAAGGCAGAAATGTATGACAGAAATACAAGGTTGGATTCTGATGCCCACCTTCCTTATACCAAGGGAAAATTCAAGATCTCAAAAAACATTACTCTTTCCGGGGAATTTGCCTACAGCACTACCAAAGCAACCCATGGAACAGCTTATATGCTTCAGTCTGATATCAATTTGGAAAAACTCAGCGGAAGTTTGATGTATATGAAAGCAAGCCCCATGTTTGCCGGATATTTTACCAACACCCATACTTTTAACGGAAATATTCAATACAGGTTATCAAAGAAAATCAGTGTAATGGCCACCTATACCCAGGATGCCAAAAATTTCGAAAGAGATACATTATTTTTAGCAGCACCCTACAGGCAATACTTACAGTATGGTGTGCAGTACAAATACCTGCCCAATGGATTTGTAATGTTTAATAACGGTTATCAGAAATATCAGGACCGCCTGGAGCCCAGACAATTTGATTATTACGAGCGGTTTTTCAGGATGAGTCTGAATCAGAAGATCGGAATATTCCAGGTCAATCTTGAGGGGCAAATTGGAAATACAGACAATTATCTGACGGGATTCAGCGGCAATTCCAGCTTTTATTCTGCCAATCTTTCATTTGAAAAATTCAGAACATCATTTAATGTATTCGGAAGTTACGCCATTACTTCCCGGTACCAGCTGCAAAATCAGAAACAGCTTTATTACGGGGCCAGGATCTTCAGTAGGTTCTCTGATAAGACGAGCTTAAGTATCTTTTATCAGAATAATTATATTCCTGAGGAGTATTTCAAAGACAGAAACCTGTTTGAGCTGCTGTTTCACCAACAGTTATTTCCGGGAAATGAACTGGATCTTTCAGGCAGGTATTCTTTGCAACGGGGTGAAATAGGCAATAAAGATTTTATATTTTCAATGCGGTATACCTGGCGTCCTGATATTCCGGTACAGAAAGTGGCAGAATACGTTTCCTTATCAGGGAATGTGCGTAATCTTGGGATCAAAAGAACAGAGGGAGTAAGACTGATGCTTGGGAGCTATTTATCCATCACAGACAAAGAGGGTAATTATGCATTTAAAAATGTTACTCCGGGAAGTTATTTTCTGGAAATAGACCGGTCAACAACAGAAATCAATGATATCCCGACTTCGGCTTTTCCTGTAGCTTTAGCGCTCGCTGATAAAGAAAACATTTATAATTTCGGATTAACTACCGCGGCCAATGTACAAGGGCATATCCGGCTGACAGAATCGGATCCCGAAGCACCAACGATTCAAAAGGGTAAAAATAAAAAGGAAAGTATCATTCTGGAAGCTGTCAGTAATGAGCAGACCTATCGTAAGATCTGTTTCATAGGGGAAGATTTTGATTTTACCTATCTGCGTCCCGGAGACTGGACGGTTAAAGTCTACCGGAATGGTCTTGACAAACGGTATAAGATTTCAACGGATAAATTTGAATTTACCCTGAAGGCTGCAGAGACCAAAAAACTGAGTATTCAGATCGTCAGACATCAGTTAGAAATCAAATATCAGCAGGAATCCCTGAAAGTAGGATATAATGAAATAAAAGGCAAGAAATGA